One genomic window of Cannabis sativa cultivar Pink pepper isolate KNU-18-1 chromosome 2, ASM2916894v1, whole genome shotgun sequence includes the following:
- the LOC133034499 gene encoding uncharacterized mitochondrial protein AtMg00310-like, with translation MRRGIKEAMGINYPKGVINYLGLPLFRSRQKDAYFNFILENFTSKLQGWKAKTLSKAGRATLIKFVGLSMPTYAMQTTKLSSRMVSSIDGLVRDFWWGFQKGNRGLHLKAWDKLCLPKSLGGLGFRKTKEMNLAFLAKWGWNLLKGSQSLCCKILEAKYLNGKDFLSCSYKDSDSWFWKNVVKAKAILRKGACKVVSNGRAIHIWRDPWIPHYKGFIPKPKGSLLPNVNYVAELLLDNGD, from the coding sequence ATGAGGAGAGGTATTAAGGAAGCAATGGGTATTAATTATCCGAAAGGTGTTATAAATTACTTGGGTTTGCCTCTATTCAGATCAAGACAGAAGGATGcttattttaactttattttggaaaatttcACCTCTAAATTGCAGGGTTGGAAGGCTAAGACTTTGTCCAAGGCAGGTCGAGCTACTCTTATAAAATTTGTGGGTCTGTCGATGCCTACCTATGCCATGCAAACCACGAAACTCTCTAGTCGGATGGTCTCAAGTATAGATGGTTTAGTCAGGGATTTTTGGTGGGGCTTTCAAAAAGGGAACCGAGGACTTCATCTTAAAGCTTGGGATAAGTTGTGTCTGCCCAAGTCATTGGGTGGGTTAGGCTTTAGGAAAACGAAAGAAATGAATCTGGCTTTCCTAGCCAAGTGGGGGTGGAATTTGTTGAAGGGTTCTCAGTCGTTATGCTGTAAAATTTTGGAAGCCAAGTATCTGAATGGGAAGGACTTCCTCAGCTGTAGCTATAAAGACTCGGATTCTTGGTTCTGGAAAAATGTTGTGAAAGCCAAAGCAATTCTTAGGAAAGGGGCTTGTAAAGTCGTGTCGAATGGTAGGGCCATTCATATTTGGAGGGATCCTTGGATTCCTCATTACAAAGGTTTTATCCCGAAACCAAAAGGCAGTCTTTTACCCAATGTAAACTATGTGGCTGAACTCCTCCTCGATAATGGAGACTAG